One window from the genome of Bicyclus anynana chromosome 25, ilBicAnyn1.1, whole genome shotgun sequence encodes:
- the LOC112050386 gene encoding protein lethal(2)essential for life, with translation MSLLPHVFGYNWPRYRPNRLLDQDFGLAITPNDLLTVASIPMISANHYRPWHQLANAAREVESNIKADKDKFQVNLDVQHFAPEEITVKTANGYIIVEGKHEEKKDEHGFISRQFVRRYALPEGCNPDTVQSKLSSDGVLTVTAPRKPPAIKNERSIPIQQTGPVKKEIKENTDIEDKADKK, from the coding sequence ATGTCTCTGCTACCACACGTCTTCGGTTACAACTGGCCTCGTTACCGGCCAAACCGTCTTCTAGATCAAGATTTCGGTCTAGCCATCACGCCGAACGACCTGTTGACCGTTGCCTCCATTCCCATGATCTCTGCAAATCATTACCGACCATGGCACCAACTTGCGAACGCTGCAAGAGAAGTCGAATCCAACATCAAGGCAGACAAAGATAAATTTCAAGTGAATTTGGATGTCCAACATTTCGCTCCAGAAGAAATTACCGTGAAGACTGCAAACGGCTACATCATTGTCGAAGGAAAACACGAAGAAAAGAAAGACGAACATGGGTTCATTTCTAGGCAATTTGTGAGGAGATATGCTCTTCCTGAAGGCTGCAATCCTGATACAGTTCAATCTAAACTCTCTTCTGATGGTGTTTTGACTGTGACTGCACCAAGAAAACCACCGGCGATTAAGAACGAACGCAGTATCCCGATTCAGCAAACAGGTCCTgtgaaaaaagaaatcaaaGAGAACACGGATATAGAAGACAAGGCAGACAagaagtaa
- the LOC112050390 gene encoding piggyBac transposable element-derived protein 4-like, with product MSSSNLSEVSDQLAEMFSDTEEFSSSSSSSSSSSEDEEPTPAQGSSHEPEAEGWTSTGSLQTFPFSGVAHFTIGPAESPIDFFNLIFNSTFMAMLVSSINSHGLHLMVKSSDGPNAFKWNNTNEDEIRIFLALLFHMGHITLTNLNDYWSTDVLYDLPFKTFMSQDRFLSILRNLTFSDNNSYNNTDPNRYVKPIMVFFNSVMKTLVNPSKNLTIDQSNVLWRGQLRIRQTGNGQKYGVKLFALTDTNGITQKMHMYCGSQATVLQGEDHADKVVMMLMEDYLNTGRSLYTDNFCNSVTVAENLLQQRTYLTGTLRANQLRNPMITKSRIARGTLLTRYNARGVCVTNYRDKSNVLMISTEHHSDFVQSRNRHGKVKQTPKVIVEYKKYMRGVDRKNEMLSYYQSFKKSTKWHNQIVIHVMQVMLLNCFNMFNEQMKRSGDNSRPMSFYDFRLKVIKRLLKLDTPTDRLTQASNIPSTSASQKITTDAGDVIHSPAYLPKNDIGKTKRKDCRHCLKKRNIRKASIFYCPLCIKKPGLCITCFGEFHRY from the exons ATGTCTTCAAGCAACCTTTCTGAAGTCTCTGATCAACTAGCCGAGATGTTTTCAGATAC GGAGGAGTTCAGTTCttcttcatcatcttcatcatcttcTTCCGAAGACGAAGAACCGACACCAGCCCAAGGCAGCAGCCACGAGCCAGAGGCAGAAGGATGGACTTCAACGGGATCTCTACAGACTTTCCCATTCAGTGGTGTTGCCCATTTCACCATTGGTCCAGCTGAGTCCCCTATTGactttttcaatttaatatttaactccACATTTATGGCCATGTTAGTATCAAGCATAAACAGCCATGGTTTACATCTAATGGTAAAAAGTTCAGACGGCCCCAATGCTTTCAAATGGAATAACACCAACGAAGATGAGATTCGTATTTTCTTGGCACTACTGTTTCATATGGGCCATATAACATTGACTAACCTCAATGATTACTGGAGTACAGATGTATTATATGACTTGCCTTTTAAAACGTTCATGTCCCAGGACCGTTTTCTGTCAATACTTCGCAATTTAACTTTTTCGGATAATAATTCATACAATAATACTGATCCTAACAGATATGTCAAACCGATAATGGTATTTTTCAACTCAGTTATGAAAACTTTAGTAAATCCTTCCAAAAACTTAACAATCGATCAAAGTAATGTGCTATGGCGAGGACAATTAAGAATAAGACAAACAGGCAATGGGCAAAAATATGGAGTTAAATTATTTGCACTAACAGATACAAATGGCATAACGCAGAAAATGCATATGTATTGTGGATCACAGGCTACTGTACTTCAAGGCGAAGACCACGCTGATAAAGTAGTTATGATGCTTATGGAAGATTATCTTAATACAGGGCGCTCTCTCTATACAGATAACTTTTGTAATAGTGTGACAGTAGCTGAAAATTTGTTGCAACAACGCACATATCTGACAGGCACGCTTAGAGCtaatcaattaagaaatccaATGATAACTAAGTCGAGGATCGCTAGAGGTACATTGCTTACTAGATACAATGCACGTGGTGTATGCGTCACCAATTATAGGGATAAAAGCAATGTATTGATGATTTCGACTGAACATCACTCAGATTTCGTTCAATCTAGAAATAGACATGGTAAGGTTAAACAGACACCAAAAGTCATAGTCGAATATAAGAAGTACATGAGAGGCGTTGATCGTAAAAATGAAATGCTATCATACTACCAGTCCTTTAAGAAATCAACCAAATGGCATAATCAAATTGTAATACACGTAATGCAAGTTATGCTCCTGAACTGTTTCAATATGTTCAATGAACAAATGAAACGGTCTGGTGATAATAGTAGACCCATGTCATTTTATGATTTCCGtcttaaagtaattaaaagGTTATTAAAGCTTGACACACCGACTGACAGACTAACTCAGGCTTCCAATATACCTTCAACTTCGGCATCGcaaaaaattacaacagatGCCGGTGATGTTATACACTCGCCAGCTTACTTACCTAAAAACGATATTGGAAAAACCAAAAGAAAAGACTGTAGGCACTGCTTAAAAAAGCGAAATATTCGCAAAGCCTCGATATTTTATTGTCCCCTTTGTATTAAAAAACCTGGGTTATGTATAACTTGCTTTGGTGAATTTCACAGGTATTAA
- the LOC112050391 gene encoding protein lethal(2)essential for life-like, translating into MSLIPYFFEEFRPRRLMDQHFGLALTPDDLLTAVAAGPLFNRDYYRPWRHLQAAARDLGSSIKADADKFQINLDVQHFAPEDISVKTVDGYIVVEGKHEEKQDQHGYISRQFVRRYALPEGTLPETVESKLSSDGVLTITAPRKVPEAIKGERKVSIAQTGPVRKEIKDQNEGTNEKAAK; encoded by the coding sequence ATGTCTCTTATTCCGTACTTCTTCGAAGAGTTTCGTCCACGCCGCCTGATGGACCAGCATTTCGGCTTGGCGTTGACACCTGACGACTTGCTAACAGCTGTTGCTGCTGGTCCGCTCTTCAACCGAGACTACTACCGTCCTTGGCGTCATCTCCAGGCGGCTGCCAGAGACCTGGGTTCTAGCATCAAGGCGGACGCTGATAAATTCCAGATCAACCTCGACGTCCAGCACTTCGCACCAGAAGACATCAGCGTAAAAACCGTCGACGGATACATCGTAGTTGAAGGTAAACACGAGGAGAAGCAAGACCAACATGGCTACATTTCCCGCCAATTTGTTAGAAGATACGCATTGCCGGAAGGTACTTTACCTGAGACTGTCGAGTCTAAGCTTTCTTCCGACGGAGTTTTGACGATCACCGCACCGAGGAAAGTTCCAGAAGCTATTAAAGGAGAAAGAAAAGTTAGCATTGCGCAGACAGGACCAGTTCGGAAGGAAATTAAAGATCAGAACGAGGGTACCAACGAGAAAGCTGCGAAGTAA
- the LOC112050389 gene encoding protein lethal(2)essential for life-like, which yields MSLAPYFFDYDLPRWPRRLLDQNFGLALTPEDLFSATPSPVIPRYRFFWPKDAGSSIKLEKDKWQISVDVQHFAPDEITVKTSAGNIVVEGKHEEKQDEHGFVSRHFVRKFKIPEDTDADAIESRLSSDGVLTVLASRKADTHKGERNVPITHTGPVRKEVTEDIPKESEKKE from the coding sequence ATGTCGCTCGCTCCATACTTCTTCGACTACGATCTCCCTCGATGGCCTCGACGTCTTTTAGACCAGAACTTCGGCTTGGCTTTGACACCAGAAGACCTCTTCAGTGCAACCCCAAGCCCCGTAATACCGAGATACAGATTTTTCTGGCCCAAAGACGCTGGATCCTCAATTAAATTGGAGAAAGACAAATGGCAGATCAGTGTCGATGTCCAGCATTTTGCACCAGACGAAATAACTGTTAAAACGTCCGCTGGGAATATAGTTGTTGAAGGTAAACATGAAGAGAAACAAGATGAACATGGCTTCGTTTCCAGACACTTTGTCAGGAAGTTTAAGATACCAGAGGACACTGATGCTGATGCCATAGAATCTAGGCTGTCATCTGATGGTGTGTTGACAGTTTTAGCATCAAGAAAAGCGGATACTCATAAAGGGGAGAGGAATGTACCAATAACCCACACTGGTCCAGTCAGGAAGGAAGTGACAGAAGATATTCCGAAGGAATCGGAAAAGAAAGAATAG